A single Streptomyces sp. 2114.4 DNA region contains:
- a CDS encoding glycosyltransferase family 39 protein: MAARGTRAAQSAVVLLPSGLMLLLGAWGIRRQDAIWRDEAVTYDMAHRSLADLWPTLQHVDVVHGLYYALMHLWFRVYDVALGGALGEAVGLRLPSVAAMTAAAAGVALLGERLAGRRAGLLAGCTFALIPVVQQYAQEGRSYATVCALVVWASYLLVAAAARPRRTLWLGYTALVLVACLLHEFASLALPAHGAAVILAQLPRRTRRAWLLSSVTVLAGLAPLAVFSTRQSAQISWLMWPDPVQLLTFAVLAVLGLACARVPVRSRGPIGLRALGIPLLLLPTLLLLLLSHVEPAYVDRYVLYYVVGFALLAGAALARLLRPAGEPGQTRGRRLRRMTAVAVVPAALLPVNVHLRSPDSRVDDVTAIAHAVHEVAEPGDGLLFMPSRRRIWRATLPDDFRGLRDLAQAESPLASHTLYGTERSGEAIHDRMLAVRRIVVAGDPDGQPADDNDQEIAKRSTLHTAFKACRTLQVRGARITVYGRAGACGGSRPGPGPASGAGAGPGAAVADAGRQAVRS; the protein is encoded by the coding sequence GTGGCCGCCCGCGGTACCCGGGCGGCGCAGAGCGCGGTGGTGCTGTTGCCCTCCGGGCTGATGTTGCTCCTGGGGGCGTGGGGGATCCGCCGGCAGGACGCCATATGGCGGGACGAGGCGGTCACTTACGACATGGCGCACCGCAGCCTGGCCGACCTGTGGCCCACGCTGCAGCACGTCGATGTCGTCCACGGTCTCTATTACGCGCTGATGCACCTCTGGTTCCGCGTCTACGACGTCGCCCTCGGCGGTGCCCTCGGCGAGGCCGTCGGCCTGCGGCTGCCGTCCGTGGCCGCGATGACCGCCGCCGCTGCGGGGGTCGCCCTGCTGGGCGAGCGCCTGGCCGGGCGGCGGGCGGGGCTGCTGGCGGGCTGCACCTTCGCGCTGATCCCGGTCGTGCAGCAGTACGCGCAGGAGGGCCGTTCGTATGCGACGGTCTGTGCGCTGGTCGTCTGGGCGAGCTATCTGCTGGTGGCGGCCGCGGCCCGCCCGCGCCGCACGCTGTGGCTCGGCTATACCGCGCTGGTGCTGGTCGCCTGCCTGCTGCACGAGTTCGCCTCGCTGGCACTGCCCGCGCACGGCGCCGCGGTGATCCTCGCGCAGCTGCCCCGCCGGACACGGCGCGCCTGGCTGCTCTCCTCGGTCACCGTCCTCGCCGGTCTGGCCCCGCTCGCGGTCTTCAGCACCCGGCAGTCCGCGCAGATCAGCTGGCTCATGTGGCCGGACCCCGTCCAACTGCTGACCTTCGCCGTGCTCGCGGTCCTCGGTCTCGCCTGCGCCCGCGTCCCGGTCCGCTCCCGCGGCCCGATCGGACTGCGCGCCCTCGGCATTCCCCTGCTGCTCCTGCCCACCCTCCTCCTGCTGCTCCTCTCCCATGTCGAACCGGCCTATGTGGACCGCTATGTCCTCTACTACGTCGTCGGGTTCGCGCTGCTCGCGGGCGCCGCGCTGGCACGGCTGCTGCGACCGGCCGGTGAGCCGGGCCAGACCCGTGGCCGGCGGCTGCGGCGGATGACGGCGGTGGCCGTGGTGCCGGCCGCGCTGCTGCCCGTCAACGTCCATCTGCGCAGCCCGGACAGCCGGGTCGACGATGTCACCGCGATTGCGCACGCCGTACACGAGGTGGCCGAGCCGGGCGACGGCCTGCTGTTCATGCCGTCCCGCAGGCGGATCTGGCGCGCGACCCTGCCGGACGACTTCCGTGGCCTGCGCGATCTCGCCCAGGCCGAGAGCCCGTTGGCCTCCCACACCCTCTACGGCACCGAGCGGTCCGGCGAGGCGATCCACGACCGGATGCTGGCCGTCCGCCGGATCGTCGTCGCCGGCGATCCCGACGGGCAGCCGGCCGACGACAACGACCAGGAGATCGCCAAACGGTCCACGCTGCACACCGCCTTCAAGGCCTGCCGCACACTGCAGGTCAGGGGTGCCAGGATCACGGTGTATGGACGGGCGGGGGCTTGTGGGGGGTCGAGGCCGGGTCCGGGGCCGGCGTCGGGAGCCGGAGCGGGGCCGGGGGCGGCGGTGGCGGATGCCGGTCGTCAGGCCGTCAGGTCGTGA
- a CDS encoding helix-turn-helix transcriptional regulator, with protein MASNVNPTVRRRRLGQELRRLREAKGMTAEEVADRLLVSQSKISRLENGRRSISQRDVRDLCGVYEVEDHRIVDSLMQMAKDSRQQGWWHAFGDIPYSVYIGLETEAASLRVYESLLVPGLLQTTDYAQAVIPGTVPELAPDHLEKRIQVRMRRQDRINDSEHPLRLWAVLDESALRRVVGSHLIMREQLDHLVEMSQLPHVTVQILPYDTGAHAGMSGTFSILEFDDAADSSVVYIEGVTSDLYLEKTNDVHKYTIMYEHLRAQALSAEQSREFIAAAAKSHADAAG; from the coding sequence GTGGCGTCCAACGTCAACCCCACCGTCAGGCGACGCCGATTGGGCCAGGAGCTGCGCAGGCTTCGAGAGGCCAAAGGCATGACGGCAGAAGAGGTGGCGGACCGGCTGCTCGTCTCGCAGTCGAAGATCAGCAGATTGGAGAACGGGCGTCGCAGCATCAGCCAGCGCGATGTCCGCGATCTGTGCGGGGTCTACGAGGTCGAAGACCACCGCATCGTGGATTCACTGATGCAGATGGCCAAGGATTCACGCCAGCAGGGGTGGTGGCACGCCTTCGGCGACATCCCGTACAGCGTCTACATCGGCCTGGAGACCGAGGCCGCCTCGCTGCGGGTGTACGAATCCCTGCTGGTACCCGGCCTGCTCCAGACGACCGACTATGCCCAGGCGGTCATTCCCGGCACGGTCCCCGAGCTGGCGCCCGACCATTTGGAGAAGCGCATTCAGGTGCGGATGCGGCGCCAGGACCGGATCAATGATTCCGAGCACCCGTTGCGACTGTGGGCGGTGCTGGACGAGAGCGCGCTGCGCAGGGTGGTCGGCAGCCACCTGATCATGCGCGAGCAACTGGACCATCTTGTCGAGATGAGCCAATTGCCGCATGTGACGGTCCAGATTCTGCCGTACGACACCGGTGCGCACGCCGGCATGTCGGGAACGTTCTCCATCCTCGAATTCGACGATGCCGCCGATTCCAGCGTGGTCTACATCGAGGGCGTCACCAGCGACCTCTATCTGGAGAAGACCAATGATGTGCACAAGTACACGATCATGTACGAGCATTTGCGCGCACAGGCATTGAGCGCCGAGCAGAGCCGGGAGTTCATCGCTGCCGCGGCGAAATCCCATGCGGATGCCGCGGGGTGA
- a CDS encoding DUF397 domain-containing protein, producing MAVQPNSAFSWTKSSYSGGNGACVEIAVPAVTAIAVRDSKDPDGPRLTFDNSSWARFVSDLAGGAFDLA from the coding sequence ATGGCCGTGCAGCCCAATTCCGCATTCTCCTGGACCAAGTCCTCGTACTCCGGTGGCAACGGCGCCTGCGTGGAAATCGCCGTGCCCGCTGTCACCGCTATTGCCGTACGGGACTCCAAGGACCCCGACGGTCCGCGCCTCACGTTCGACAACTCCTCCTGGGCCCGCTTCGTGTCGGACCTCGCCGGTGGCGCGTTCGACCTGGCGTGA
- a CDS encoding ADP-ribosylation/crystallin J1 translates to MIETPRPDGTAPATRTLWRPTGPEELALVEASGWRAWPPRLPDQPIFYPVLNEDYAIRIARDWNVPASGVGHVTRFEIEADFAERYPVRQAGGETILELWVPAEELAEFNRHIVGRIELVRSFHPPQGS, encoded by the coding sequence ATGATCGAGACGCCGCGCCCGGACGGGACCGCGCCCGCCACCCGTACCCTCTGGCGCCCCACCGGCCCCGAGGAGCTGGCCCTGGTCGAGGCCTCCGGCTGGCGCGCCTGGCCGCCCCGCCTGCCCGACCAGCCGATCTTCTACCCCGTGCTCAACGAGGACTACGCGATACGGATCGCCCGCGACTGGAATGTGCCGGCCTCCGGCGTCGGCCATGTCACCCGCTTCGAGATCGAGGCGGACTTCGCCGAGCGCTACCCGGTGCGGCAGGCGGGCGGCGAGACGATCCTCGAACTGTGGGTCCCCGCGGAGGAGCTGGCGGAGTTCAACCGGCACATCGTCGGGCGCATCGAGCTCGTCCGCAGCTTCCACCCGCCGCAAGGATCATGA
- a CDS encoding GPP34 family phosphoprotein: protein MGRSRRTIPEELLLLALDPTTGTTAQPQSLDLGLAGAQLVELALAGRIAPDGDRIAVVMARPTGDPTLDSALELLRRRGSPVRAVHWIGGPRLGLRQTYLTHLERCGMVHAVAGQMCGVLPTTRYQATETAISREIRARLDNAIRTGVPPDPRTAALAALAHAVGLGKHLYPGNEGRSSRSRLRDLIRHDPMGGLVAHAVMDVQNGVTAQPRRPQAAATGAVRQPAARASAEPAGAPGQSRHGHGRMARVGAR from the coding sequence ATGGGCAGGAGCCGCAGAACAATTCCGGAGGAGCTTCTGCTGCTCGCTTTGGACCCGACGACGGGTACCACAGCGCAGCCGCAGTCGCTCGACCTCGGCCTGGCCGGGGCCCAGCTAGTAGAGCTGGCTCTGGCAGGACGGATAGCCCCAGACGGGGATCGTATCGCCGTGGTGATGGCACGGCCGACAGGAGATCCAACTCTGGACTCCGCGCTCGAACTGCTGCGCCGACGCGGCAGTCCGGTGCGCGCGGTCCACTGGATCGGCGGGCCCCGGCTGGGGCTGCGCCAGACCTACCTCACGCACCTGGAACGGTGCGGCATGGTGCATGCCGTGGCGGGACAGATGTGCGGGGTGCTGCCGACGACGCGCTACCAGGCGACGGAGACGGCCATCAGCCGGGAAATCAGGGCCCGGCTGGACAACGCGATCCGCACCGGCGTACCCCCGGACCCGCGGACCGCGGCGCTCGCCGCGCTGGCCCATGCGGTCGGTCTCGGCAAGCATCTGTATCCAGGGAACGAAGGGCGGTCATCGCGCTCCCGTCTCCGGGATCTGATCCGGCACGACCCGATGGGCGGACTGGTCGCACACGCCGTCATGGATGTGCAGAACGGCGTCACGGCACAGCCACGACGGCCGCAGGCCGCCGCCACGGGAGCCGTACGGCAACCGGCGGCCCGGGCCTCGGCGGAACCGGCCGGTGCGCCGGGCCAGTCGCGGCACGGCCACGGCCGGATGGCCCGGGTGGGCGCCCGCTGA
- a CDS encoding ATP-grasp domain-containing protein → MTASRRRGPAAPVLLTSAQRTSTAALLNGAAARRGLETVTLSGPETLRALAGRAVHWYGGPRTADRVAGPLRLGLLDPPDDWPARLPRQLTLRRVELLTHAEASRRTGPFFAKPPSDKSFPPGVVACGTQLPPAAPQTPVLVSEVVSFVAEYRLFLLDGALVTATRYAVHGRLDPAPLDDDPYAPDVRAFAARLAALAPLPSAAAVDVGRLDGGGWAVVEANMPYFAHCYAADPAAVLDVVLRAAGPYARVQDGDRRFLRARVLGALGGQEDPGT, encoded by the coding sequence ATGACGGCGTCGCGGCGCCGCGGCCCCGCCGCTCCCGTTCTGCTGACCTCCGCACAACGCACCAGCACCGCCGCCCTGCTGAACGGGGCGGCCGCCCGCCGCGGCCTCGAAACGGTGACCTTGTCCGGGCCGGAGACCCTGCGCGCGCTGGCCGGACGGGCGGTGCACTGGTACGGCGGACCGCGCACCGCCGACCGCGTCGCCGGACCACTGCGGCTGGGGCTGCTGGACCCTCCGGACGACTGGCCGGCCCGCCTTCCACGGCAACTCACCCTTCGCCGAGTCGAGTTGCTGACACACGCGGAAGCGTCACGGCGTACCGGACCGTTCTTCGCCAAACCGCCGAGCGACAAGTCCTTCCCGCCGGGCGTGGTGGCCTGCGGGACGCAGCTGCCGCCGGCCGCGCCGCAGACTCCGGTGCTCGTCTCGGAGGTCGTGTCCTTCGTCGCCGAGTACCGGCTGTTCCTCCTGGACGGCGCCCTGGTCACGGCCACCCGCTACGCCGTCCACGGCCGCCTGGACCCCGCACCGCTCGACGACGATCCGTACGCCCCGGACGTCCGCGCCTTCGCCGCCCGACTGGCGGCACTCGCACCGCTGCCGAGTGCGGCGGCCGTCGATGTGGGGCGGCTGGACGGGGGCGGATGGGCCGTGGTGGAGGCCAATATGCCGTACTTCGCGCACTGTTACGCCGCGGATCCGGCGGCCGTGCTGGACGTGGTACTGCGGGCGGCAGGTCCGTATGCGCGTGTCCAGGATGGCGATCGTCGTTTCCTGCGCGCACGGGTCCTCGGGGCACTCGGCGGCCAGGAGGACCCAGGAACCTAA
- a CDS encoding isocitrate lyase/phosphoenolpyruvate mutase family protein encodes MSTSPEYATFHFHALHHADQPLLLPNAWDVISALALAGAGYAAVGTTSLGVAAAHGYPDGRGLAEARDATLALALRLNGRLSCPYTVDVEGGFGGDAGQVGDLAAELAEAGAAGLNLEDGLPGGGGLQDPVRQAELLGAVKERAPGLFLNARIDTHWLTDSPPPLSATLARAESYLEAGADGIFVPGVIADEEVSALVAGIPAPLNILFAPGRHTVSRLADLGVRRISTGSLLFRTALQATLTAADAIRTGQRPTDAAGAGGEVLGYEEVQRLVGEEE; translated from the coding sequence ATGAGTACCTCCCCGGAGTACGCCACCTTCCACTTCCATGCGCTGCACCACGCCGACCAGCCGCTGCTGCTGCCCAATGCCTGGGATGTCATCTCGGCCCTCGCGCTCGCCGGGGCCGGATACGCGGCGGTCGGCACCACGAGCCTGGGCGTCGCCGCTGCCCATGGCTATCCGGACGGGCGCGGGCTCGCCGAGGCCCGGGACGCGACGCTGGCCCTGGCGCTGCGGCTCAATGGCCGGCTGTCCTGTCCGTACACGGTCGACGTGGAGGGCGGATTCGGCGGCGACGCCGGCCAAGTGGGAGATCTGGCCGCCGAGTTGGCGGAGGCCGGGGCGGCCGGGCTGAACCTGGAGGACGGGCTGCCCGGCGGCGGGGGGCTGCAGGACCCGGTACGCCAGGCCGAATTGCTCGGCGCGGTGAAGGAGCGGGCGCCGGGCCTGTTCCTCAATGCCCGGATCGACACCCACTGGCTGACGGACAGCCCGCCGCCGCTGTCGGCGACGCTCGCGCGCGCCGAGAGTTATCTGGAGGCGGGCGCGGACGGCATCTTCGTACCGGGCGTCATCGCCGACGAGGAGGTGTCGGCTCTGGTCGCCGGGATCCCCGCGCCGCTGAACATCCTCTTCGCCCCCGGACGGCACACCGTCAGCCGTCTGGCGGACCTCGGCGTACGCCGCATCAGCACCGGTTCGCTGCTGTTCCGTACGGCGCTGCAGGCCACCCTCACGGCGGCGGACGCGATCCGTACGGGCCAACGGCCCACGGATGCGGCCGGGGCGGGTGGCGAGGTGCTGGGTTATGAGGAGGTGCAGCGGCTGGTGGGGGAGGAGGAGTAG
- a CDS encoding helix-turn-helix transcriptional regulator has protein sequence MTTPAYSSELARLAALLADRTRASFCLALLDGRAWTAGELAAYAQVAPSTASEHLTRLTDGGLLAERHQGRHRYVQLAGPRVAELLESLIAQLDPPAERPRGLRAVSASAALARGRTCYDHLAGRLGVTITDAMTGRGLLDQDGGFALTDAGRQWLTDGLGIEPAALRTGRRPQARGCLDWTERRAHLAGTAGARLCDRLLDRHWVRRVGSGRAVRLTPDGATALRDLLGIDGATADLM, from the coding sequence ATGACCACTCCGGCGTACAGCTCCGAGCTCGCACGGCTGGCCGCACTGCTCGCGGACCGCACCCGGGCGTCCTTCTGCCTTGCCCTGCTCGACGGCCGGGCCTGGACGGCCGGTGAGCTGGCCGCGTATGCGCAGGTCGCGCCCTCGACGGCGAGCGAGCATCTGACCCGGCTCACCGACGGCGGGCTGCTGGCGGAGCGCCACCAGGGCCGCCACCGTTACGTCCAGCTCGCCGGTCCGCGCGTCGCCGAGCTGCTGGAATCCCTGATCGCACAGCTCGACCCGCCGGCCGAGCGGCCCCGCGGGCTGCGTGCCGTGAGCGCTTCCGCCGCGCTCGCCCGGGGCCGCACCTGTTACGACCACCTGGCGGGCCGGCTCGGCGTGACGATCACCGACGCCATGACCGGGCGGGGGCTGCTCGACCAGGACGGCGGGTTCGCGCTCACCGACGCCGGGCGGCAGTGGCTCACCGACGGCCTGGGGATCGAGCCGGCCGCGCTGCGCACGGGGCGACGGCCCCAGGCCCGCGGCTGCCTGGACTGGACCGAGCGCCGGGCCCACCTCGCGGGCACGGCCGGTGCCCGGCTCTGCGACCGGCTGCTGGACCGGCACTGGGTCCGCCGGGTCGGCAGCGGCAGGGCCGTGCGCCTCACCCCGGACGGGGCGACGGCGCTGCGGGACCTGCTGGGGATCGACGGGGCGACGGCCGATCTGATGTGA
- a CDS encoding HAMP domain-containing sensor histidine kinase translates to MKRPAVSLRWKIALTVMAVSCAVAAVLGALVHNAVARQTVGQVRKETSANLGTALDLFEYGTSREGLNSLLDPPQLPAELRRLARSGEHGTMVGTYRGRLVMWAAAPADGHVMAVWSPYGNTHRSLDKLDTAILGSAVLAAAAVALAGLFLAQRISRRLATTAAVARRITAGDLDARVGNGADQAAGGGSAGQDEVAAVAAALDSVAGSLQRRLQAEQRFTADVAHELRTPLTGILASAELLPEGRPKEMINDRLRALHRLTEDLLEISRLDSGTERADLDAYDLGTLVEGSVRATGLDTVVRIAADRVIETDRRRLDRILANLVINAHRHGRPPVVVTVDAPPGGGPAIIEVRDHGPGYSVDLLEHGPQRFRTDAPGRGKGHGLGLTIAVGQSAVLGIDLRFTNAPDGGARTILRMPDAAPRVPRPAA, encoded by the coding sequence ATGAAACGCCCGGCGGTCTCCCTCCGCTGGAAGATCGCGCTGACCGTGATGGCGGTGAGCTGCGCGGTCGCCGCCGTCCTCGGGGCCCTCGTCCACAATGCGGTGGCCCGTCAGACCGTCGGCCAGGTCCGCAAGGAGACCAGCGCCAACCTCGGCACCGCCCTGGACCTCTTCGAGTACGGCACTTCACGCGAAGGTCTCAACTCCCTCCTCGACCCGCCCCAACTTCCCGCCGAATTGCGCCGGTTGGCGCGCTCCGGCGAGCACGGCACCATGGTGGGCACGTATCGGGGCCGCCTCGTCATGTGGGCCGCGGCGCCGGCCGACGGCCACGTCATGGCCGTCTGGTCGCCCTACGGCAACACGCATCGCTCCCTCGACAAGCTCGACACCGCCATCCTCGGCTCTGCCGTGCTCGCCGCCGCGGCCGTCGCCCTCGCCGGACTGTTCCTGGCCCAGCGCATCAGCCGGCGGCTGGCCACCACGGCGGCGGTCGCGCGCCGTATCACCGCCGGCGACCTGGACGCCCGGGTCGGCAACGGCGCGGATCAGGCGGCGGGCGGCGGATCGGCCGGGCAGGACGAGGTGGCGGCGGTGGCCGCGGCGCTGGACTCGGTGGCGGGCTCCCTGCAGAGGCGGCTCCAGGCGGAACAGCGCTTCACCGCCGATGTCGCCCATGAGCTCCGGACGCCGCTCACCGGCATCCTGGCCTCGGCCGAGCTGCTGCCGGAGGGCCGGCCCAAGGAGATGATCAACGACCGGCTGCGGGCGCTGCACCGCCTCACCGAGGACCTGCTGGAGATCTCCCGGCTGGACTCCGGCACCGAGCGCGCCGACCTCGACGCCTATGACCTCGGGACGCTGGTCGAAGGCTCCGTACGCGCCACCGGCCTCGACACCGTCGTACGGATCGCCGCCGACCGGGTGATCGAGACCGACCGCCGCCGGCTCGACCGCATCCTCGCCAACCTCGTCATCAACGCACACCGGCACGGCCGGCCCCCGGTCGTCGTCACCGTTGACGCCCCGCCCGGCGGCGGTCCGGCGATCATCGAGGTACGTGACCACGGCCCGGGTTACTCCGTCGACCTGCTGGAACACGGTCCGCAGCGCTTCCGCACCGACGCCCCGGGCCGCGGCAAGGGCCACGGCCTGGGCCTGACCATCGCCGTCGGCCAGTCCGCCGTCCTGGGCATCGACCTCCGCTTCACCAACGCGCCCGACGGTGGCGCCCGCACGATCCTCCGAATGCCTGATGCCGCCCCCCGAGTTCCTCGACCCGCTGCCTGA
- a CDS encoding D-alanyl-D-alanine carboxypeptidase family protein: MAAWVAGKGDEDAEDAEGGTEAGAEGAETGTEGAEAGDRGDGGAEAGEGADGDAEGAVAKPEVKQGTEPEAESGKSASGKAESAAEGKSSAKAEPSAKAEPADGAESADEVVDQPTAVFKTVGPQKGKSDEKAGGKAGAASAGKGKGKADGKGSGEGDADADVEVDADADGTAVDEATRVFAVAKLKGKGAAAGAVDQATTAFKITPPVRGEDAAKVTPPAKGMDAAKDKAQSNGAAESKSEGKGKTGAKDEAAAEGKTKDTAEGKTKADAKGESKTGAKTGAKGETKTGAKDDAKADDKVARGPERDSERTSQFVALKSADDGTAGKSLGKTAPRTPARTSDKAVEQPSDKAAGKTSDKPVDRPAGKAADKTGDKTEAKPEGKAAGALPAAKPADKAAETTSPAKPAGRPGAMPPATTGATAAAAPAALPESERTKQEPLPPLDLLAQLTNTPPPPETPLRTVVRRFKIWTPLAVLLVIIFVVAQAVRPLPDPTLTVGDAASSYTFEGSKLAVPWPDQGQAAVKVVGSGDLGTFGKEKPVPTASVAKIMTAYVVLRDHPLKKDEGGPKIEVDAKAVTEGGSRHESRIEGLKAGQKFSEQNMLKMLMIPSGNNIARLLARWDTKSDNEAAFVKKMNAAAKDLGMKNTTYTDPSGLDPKTVSTAVDQLKLAEAVMKFDAFRPIVATPNTEIPGLPKRINSNIDNLLLAGLSIKGIKTGSSTAAGGTLSWAAYKTVDGKDQLILGTMMDQHFKGLDPDGANSLTLVKQNSQKVIEAVRNALTSATAVKKGQVVGYVDDGLNGRTPVVATKDLKAIGVPGQKLKLSVGDGGKTVPHTAKAGTEVGVLTVGNGESMQKVPVALQKDLVEPSFGAKLVRIT; the protein is encoded by the coding sequence GTGGCCGCCTGGGTCGCCGGGAAGGGCGATGAGGACGCGGAGGACGCCGAGGGCGGTACCGAGGCCGGCGCTGAGGGCGCTGAGACCGGCACCGAGGGCGCCGAGGCCGGCGATCGCGGTGACGGTGGCGCTGAGGCCGGCGAGGGCGCTGACGGTGATGCCGAGGGTGCCGTCGCAAAGCCGGAAGTGAAGCAGGGGACGGAGCCGGAAGCGGAGTCCGGGAAGTCCGCGTCAGGCAAGGCTGAGTCCGCGGCGGAGGGTAAGTCGTCGGCCAAGGCCGAGCCGTCGGCCAAGGCTGAGCCCGCGGACGGGGCTGAGTCCGCGGACGAGGTTGTCGATCAGCCGACCGCCGTCTTCAAGACCGTCGGGCCGCAGAAGGGCAAGTCCGACGAGAAGGCCGGCGGGAAGGCCGGCGCTGCGTCTGCGGGCAAGGGCAAGGGCAAGGCTGACGGCAAGGGCAGCGGTGAGGGGGATGCCGACGCCGATGTGGAGGTCGATGCCGACGCCGACGGGACGGCGGTGGATGAAGCCACCCGGGTATTTGCTGTCGCGAAGCTGAAGGGGAAGGGTGCGGCGGCCGGTGCCGTCGACCAGGCGACCACGGCGTTCAAGATCACCCCGCCCGTCAGGGGCGAGGACGCGGCCAAGGTCACGCCCCCGGCCAAGGGCATGGACGCCGCCAAGGACAAGGCCCAGAGCAACGGCGCCGCGGAGAGCAAGTCCGAGGGCAAGGGCAAGACCGGAGCCAAGGACGAAGCGGCTGCCGAGGGCAAGACCAAGGACACGGCGGAGGGCAAGACCAAGGCCGACGCCAAGGGCGAGTCCAAGACCGGAGCCAAGACCGGCGCCAAGGGCGAGACCAAGACCGGCGCCAAGGACGACGCCAAGGCCGATGACAAGGTGGCGCGCGGTCCCGAGCGGGACTCCGAGCGGACCAGTCAGTTCGTGGCGCTGAAGTCGGCGGACGACGGTACCGCCGGTAAGTCGCTGGGCAAGACGGCGCCCAGGACGCCCGCCCGTACGTCCGACAAGGCCGTGGAGCAGCCCTCGGACAAGGCGGCGGGCAAGACGTCCGACAAGCCCGTCGACAGGCCTGCCGGTAAGGCTGCGGATAAGACCGGGGACAAGACGGAGGCGAAGCCGGAGGGCAAGGCCGCCGGCGCGCTTCCCGCCGCCAAGCCCGCCGACAAGGCCGCCGAAACGACGTCGCCGGCCAAGCCCGCCGGCCGGCCGGGCGCCATGCCGCCCGCCACCACGGGAGCCACGGCCGCCGCCGCTCCCGCCGCGCTGCCCGAGTCGGAGCGGACCAAGCAGGAGCCCCTGCCGCCGCTCGATCTCCTGGCGCAGCTCACCAACACCCCGCCGCCGCCCGAGACCCCGCTGCGCACGGTCGTCCGCCGGTTCAAGATCTGGACCCCGCTGGCGGTGCTGCTGGTGATCATCTTCGTGGTCGCCCAGGCGGTGCGCCCGCTGCCCGACCCGACGCTCACCGTCGGCGACGCCGCGTCCTCGTACACCTTCGAGGGCAGCAAGCTCGCCGTCCCGTGGCCCGACCAGGGGCAGGCGGCGGTCAAGGTGGTGGGCTCCGGCGATCTGGGCACGTTCGGCAAGGAGAAGCCGGTGCCCACCGCGAGCGTGGCCAAGATCATGACGGCCTACGTCGTCCTCCGGGACCACCCGCTCAAGAAGGACGAGGGGGGCCCGAAGATCGAGGTCGACGCCAAGGCGGTGACCGAGGGCGGTTCCCGGCACGAGTCCCGGATCGAGGGGCTGAAGGCCGGGCAGAAGTTCAGCGAGCAGAACATGCTCAAGATGCTGATGATCCCGTCCGGCAACAACATCGCCCGGCTGCTGGCCCGTTGGGACACCAAGTCCGACAACGAGGCAGCGTTCGTCAAGAAGATGAACGCCGCCGCCAAGGACCTGGGCATGAAGAACACCACCTACACCGACCCCAGCGGCCTGGACCCCAAGACCGTCAGCACCGCGGTCGACCAGCTCAAGCTGGCCGAGGCCGTGATGAAGTTCGACGCCTTCCGGCCGATCGTCGCCACGCCCAACACCGAGATCCCGGGCCTGCCGAAGCGGATCAACAGCAACATCGACAACCTGCTGCTGGCCGGGCTGAGCATCAAGGGCATCAAGACCGGCTCCAGCACGGCGGCCGGCGGCACGCTGTCCTGGGCGGCCTACAAGACCGTGGACGGCAAGGACCAGCTGATACTGGGCACGATGATGGACCAGCACTTCAAGGGCCTGGACCCCGACGGCGCCAACAGCCTCACCCTGGTCAAGCAGAACAGCCAGAAGGTCATCGAGGCCGTACGCAACGCGCTGACCTCGGCCACGGCGGTGAAGAAGGGCCAGGTCGTCGGCTATGTCGACGACGGCCTGAACGGCCGCACGCCGGTCGTCGCCACCAAGGACCTCAAGGCGATCGGCGTCCCGGGCCAGAAGCTGAAGTTGAGCGTCGGTGACGGGGGCAAGACCGTCCCGCACACCGCGAAGGCCGGTACCGAGGTCGGTGTGCTGACCGTCGGCAACGGCGAGAGCATGCAGAAGGTGCCCGTCGCCCTGCAGAAGGACCTCGTCGAGCCGTCCTTCGGAGCGAAGCTGGTCCGCATCACCTGA